A genomic region of Candidatus Marimicrobium litorale contains the following coding sequences:
- a CDS encoding acetyl-CoA acetyltransferase, which produces MAKGIRDKVAILGMGCSRFGERWDSNAEDLMVEAYTEALSDAGIGTDDIEAAWLSTALDEQHVGKSAVPVASALRLPYIPATRVENYCASGTESFRGAVYAVAAGACDIALAIGVEKLKDTGYGGLPQRTRGTVNDLYWPNVSAPGSFAQLASAYTNKHKMDKGDLKRAMGHVSVKSHDNGLLNPKAHLRRKIDIDTVINASMIAEPLGLYDCCGVSDGSACAIVTTPEIARSLGKKDLITVKALQLSVSNGRELSYNEWDGSYFHTTRVAARKAYQEAGITDPRKQVSMIEVHDCFSVTELITMEDLFISEEGRASHDILDGFYDADGALPCQIDGGLKCFGHPIGATGLRMLYEMYLQLNGRAGKRQISDPVFGLTHNLGGFPSQNVSSVTIVGREGA; this is translated from the coding sequence ATGGCCAAGGGAATCAGAGACAAGGTCGCCATCCTCGGCATGGGCTGTTCTCGCTTCGGGGAGCGCTGGGATTCGAACGCCGAGGACCTGATGGTAGAAGCCTATACCGAAGCGCTGTCTGATGCGGGCATTGGCACAGATGACATTGAAGCGGCCTGGTTATCGACGGCTCTGGACGAGCAGCACGTAGGTAAGTCGGCGGTACCAGTGGCTTCAGCGCTGCGGCTGCCTTATATACCGGCCACACGTGTTGAAAATTATTGTGCCAGTGGTACCGAATCCTTTCGTGGCGCAGTGTACGCAGTGGCCGCTGGTGCCTGTGATATCGCTCTTGCCATCGGCGTAGAAAAGCTCAAGGACACCGGCTATGGCGGTTTGCCTCAGCGAACCCGCGGAACAGTCAATGACCTCTACTGGCCCAATGTGTCGGCGCCGGGGTCCTTTGCGCAGCTTGCATCAGCCTATACCAACAAACACAAAATGGATAAGGGAGACCTGAAACGGGCAATGGGTCATGTTTCGGTTAAAAGTCATGACAACGGGCTGCTGAACCCGAAAGCGCATCTACGGCGTAAAATTGATATAGACACAGTGATCAATGCCTCTATGATTGCTGAGCCGTTGGGTTTGTACGATTGTTGTGGTGTCAGTGACGGTTCTGCGTGTGCCATTGTGACGACTCCGGAGATTGCGCGGTCTCTTGGTAAAAAGGATCTTATTACAGTGAAGGCGCTGCAGTTGTCAGTATCGAATGGTCGAGAATTATCCTACAACGAATGGGATGGTAGTTATTTTCACACTACACGGGTTGCTGCCAGGAAAGCCTATCAGGAAGCCGGCATCACCGACCCGCGAAAGCAAGTGAGTATGATAGAGGTACACGACTGTTTTTCTGTGACTGAATTGATCACCATGGAGGATCTTTTTATCTCCGAGGAGGGAAGGGCGTCGCACGATATTTTGGACGGCTTTTACGATGCTGATGGCGCGTTGCCCTGTCAAATCGACGGCGGGCTTAAATGCTTTGGTCACCCGATAGGAGCCACCGGTTTGCGCATGCTCTACGAAATGTACCTGCAGTTAAATGGTCGTGCCGGAAAGCGCCAGATCAGTGATCCAGTATTTGGGCTGACGCACAATCTGGGCGGGTTTCCCTCCCAGAATGTATCGTCGGTTACAATCGTCGGCAGGGAAGGCGCCTGA
- a CDS encoding PepSY domain-containing protein, whose protein sequence is MPATKVHRIVAVTVAIPILLWSLTGIIFLTKPGYGEAYETLLLKTQPMPDALSVKPKAHWNEVRLFRTILGDHLMVRQAHTWQHLDPTTGKQRPYPSEQDIMRLVGDAISANLDRYGKISAFNNGSITTDTGIEITLDWTRMRLAQQGRDTRLIDLLYKIHYLQWLGSKKPDKILGIVGLFLLIVLFGTGLGLLLGKKGK, encoded by the coding sequence ATGCCCGCGACAAAAGTGCATCGCATTGTTGCTGTCACCGTCGCAATACCCATACTGCTGTGGTCACTCACCGGCATCATTTTTCTGACCAAGCCAGGCTACGGCGAAGCCTACGAGACACTGCTGCTGAAAACCCAACCCATGCCTGACGCGCTCTCCGTCAAACCCAAGGCCCACTGGAACGAGGTTCGTCTGTTCAGAACGATTCTGGGAGACCATCTCATGGTTCGGCAAGCCCATACGTGGCAGCATCTTGACCCGACAACGGGCAAACAAAGGCCCTACCCCAGCGAGCAGGATATTATGCGACTTGTCGGCGATGCCATCTCTGCTAACCTTGACCGCTATGGCAAAATTAGTGCGTTTAACAATGGCTCAATAACGACCGATACCGGTATCGAGATCACCCTGGACTGGACTCGTATGCGACTCGCACAGCAAGGACGGGATACCCGGCTGATCGACCTGTTGTACAAAATCCATTATCTACAATGGCTGGGCAGCAAGAAACCCGACAAGATACTCGGCATAGTGGGCCTGTTCCTACTCATCGTCCTGTTCGGCACGGGCCTGGGCCTGTTATTGGGGAAAAAAGGCAAATAG
- a CDS encoding DsbA family protein, with product MLWMSVTPAFAEVTQAQIDQLLAGQKAILDELAQIRQRIEPKSVDGRVSDTGRVAQSLNAGQMSGISGTPSFVIGYSDGDSVKSKKLLRGAVGFSIFQTHLDALLDNDLPRGSGGGV from the coding sequence TTGTTATGGATGTCGGTGACCCCCGCTTTTGCCGAGGTGACGCAGGCACAGATTGACCAACTGCTAGCCGGGCAAAAAGCGATCCTGGACGAGCTTGCGCAAATCAGGCAACGGATTGAGCCAAAGAGCGTTGACGGTCGAGTCTCCGATACCGGTCGCGTAGCTCAGAGCCTCAATGCGGGTCAGATGTCAGGCATTAGCGGCACGCCGAGTTTCGTGATCGGTTACAGCGATGGAGATTCGGTCAAGAGTAAAAAATTGCTGCGCGGGGCCGTAGGGTTTTCCATTTTCCAGACTCATCTGGACGCCTTGTTAGACAACGATCTGCCCCGCGGATCTGGCGGTGGGGTATAA
- a CDS encoding 3-oxoacyl-[acyl-carrier-protein] synthase III C-terminal domain-containing protein, giving the protein MPVGLMALGAYLPQRRLQRKVIAAAHSWFEPSLTGLGQGERTMASWDEDTITLAVEAARACLRNRDRAGVNALYIGSTSFPFLDRQNAALAGEAIGLRRDLQTFDLAGSRKAGTSALLAALKAAEQGEQGLVVAADKRRTKAASTAEMNYGDGAAAMLVGEGECIAELVGAHTLSVDFIDHFRTAESEFDYQWEARWVRDEGLMKIVPEAVSAILGGSGKDVGDIAHFCCPIGNSREQQALASKLGITADALVDNLHSNCGNTGAAHPLLMLAGALERAQPGELILLVGFGQGCDTILLRATAALVHQRASAQGLQACLDNRLEEENYFKFLAFNGLMTMEHGIRAETDKNTGLTTAYRNRALTTSFIGGKCRDCGTAQIPAAPICVNPTCAAVDSQDEHPFADASAVLRSYTSDRLTYSPSPPAWYGMVQFEEGGRIMIDFTDVQAERGLEVGMPMRMVFRVRDYDHKRGFRRYYWKAAPVYSGE; this is encoded by the coding sequence ATGCCTGTCGGTTTAATGGCGTTAGGGGCTTACTTGCCTCAGCGGCGCCTGCAGCGCAAGGTGATTGCGGCTGCGCACAGCTGGTTTGAGCCCTCGCTAACAGGGCTGGGACAGGGCGAGCGCACCATGGCGTCTTGGGATGAAGATACCATCACTCTGGCGGTAGAAGCCGCCCGTGCCTGCCTGCGCAATCGCGACAGGGCCGGTGTTAATGCTCTGTACATCGGTTCTACCAGTTTTCCTTTTCTCGACCGTCAGAATGCTGCGCTGGCGGGTGAGGCCATTGGCCTGAGACGCGATCTACAAACGTTTGATCTGGCGGGTTCGCGTAAAGCGGGTACGTCGGCACTGCTTGCAGCGTTGAAAGCGGCAGAGCAGGGTGAGCAGGGCCTGGTGGTTGCAGCCGATAAGCGGCGCACCAAAGCGGCGTCAACGGCCGAAATGAACTACGGTGATGGCGCGGCGGCGATGCTGGTGGGCGAGGGTGAATGTATTGCCGAACTGGTTGGTGCGCACACGCTCAGTGTCGATTTTATCGATCATTTCAGAACCGCCGAGTCAGAGTTTGATTACCAGTGGGAGGCGCGTTGGGTGCGCGATGAGGGCCTGATGAAAATCGTGCCCGAAGCGGTATCTGCCATTCTGGGGGGCAGCGGTAAAGACGTGGGTGATATCGCTCATTTTTGTTGCCCTATTGGCAATAGTCGGGAACAGCAGGCTCTGGCGAGTAAGCTAGGTATCACCGCGGATGCACTGGTAGACAACCTCCACAGCAACTGTGGTAATACCGGCGCAGCCCACCCGCTTCTGATGTTGGCCGGGGCGCTGGAGCGCGCACAACCGGGCGAGCTGATACTGCTGGTTGGTTTCGGTCAGGGCTGCGATACGATTTTATTGCGGGCGACTGCGGCGCTGGTGCATCAGCGCGCCAGCGCACAGGGTCTTCAGGCCTGCCTCGACAATCGGTTGGAAGAGGAGAACTACTTCAAGTTTCTGGCCTTCAATGGCTTGATGACCATGGAACATGGGATTCGGGCAGAAACTGACAAGAATACGGGTTTGACAACCGCCTATCGCAATCGGGCGCTGACCACGAGTTTCATCGGGGGTAAGTGCAGAGACTGCGGCACGGCGCAAATTCCGGCCGCCCCGATCTGTGTAAACCCAACGTGTGCAGCAGTGGATTCGCAGGATGAGCACCCGTTTGCAGACGCATCCGCGGTGTTGCGGTCTTATACCTCGGATAGGCTGACCTATTCCCCAAGCCCGCCAGCGTGGTACGGGATGGTGCAGTTTGAGGAGGGCGGCCGAATCATGATTGACTTTACCGACGTACAGGCTGAGCGAGGCCTCGAGGTCGGAATGCCCATGCGCATGGTTTTCCGGGTAAGGGATTACGATCACAAACGGGGTTTCCGCCGCTACTACTGGAAGGCGGCGCCGGTGTATTCAGGAGAGTAA
- a CDS encoding acyl-CoA dehydrogenase family protein — protein sequence MNFEFSEDQLFIRDQARNFLSRECTAETVRAALLSENPCDQALWQKIVELGWTGIAIPESHGGLGLGYLELCVIAEEMGRSLAPVPFASSVYLATEAIKRYGSDEQRAHYLPGLASGELTGTLAISEGINSAQLNTEVKNHRANGCKLPVPDGDIADFVVFTARDSGGATGLYITDLADASVNREVVSSMDPSRSQARLTFNDCAAQQLGDAGQEALTALLDQAAVLLAFEQIGGCQAALDMGIAYTRDRYAFGRAIASFQAIKHKFADMYVALELARANAYYGACALASDAPDLPLAAATARVSATDAYYLISKENIQAHGGMGFTWEFNCHLYYRRAQLLSTLIGALPAWKEKLTTRLLQAA from the coding sequence ATGAATTTTGAATTTTCCGAGGATCAGTTGTTTATTCGGGATCAGGCGCGCAACTTCCTGAGCCGTGAATGCACGGCCGAAACCGTGCGTGCAGCGTTACTGTCTGAAAACCCCTGTGACCAGGCGCTATGGCAAAAAATTGTCGAACTCGGCTGGACCGGCATCGCGATACCGGAATCCCACGGGGGCCTGGGGCTGGGCTACCTCGAACTGTGCGTCATTGCAGAAGAAATGGGTCGCTCACTGGCACCAGTGCCCTTCGCGTCCAGCGTGTACCTGGCGACCGAGGCTATCAAGCGCTACGGTAGCGATGAGCAGCGCGCACATTACCTTCCCGGGCTCGCCTCCGGAGAACTCACAGGCACTCTCGCCATCAGCGAAGGCATTAATAGCGCGCAGCTCAACACAGAAGTAAAAAATCACAGGGCCAATGGCTGCAAGCTGCCCGTACCCGATGGCGACATTGCCGATTTTGTCGTCTTCACCGCGCGAGATTCAGGCGGTGCGACGGGGCTTTACATCACTGACCTCGCGGATGCGTCAGTGAACCGCGAGGTCGTAAGCAGCATGGACCCCAGTCGCTCCCAGGCACGCCTCACCTTTAACGACTGCGCCGCCCAACAACTGGGTGACGCGGGACAGGAGGCATTGACTGCCCTGCTGGACCAGGCGGCAGTACTACTCGCATTCGAACAGATTGGGGGCTGCCAGGCAGCACTGGACATGGGCATTGCCTATACCAGGGATCGCTATGCTTTTGGCAGAGCCATTGCCTCCTTCCAGGCCATAAAGCACAAGTTTGCAGATATGTATGTCGCACTCGAACTCGCCCGTGCCAATGCCTACTATGGCGCCTGCGCTCTGGCCAGTGATGCCCCCGACCTGCCGCTGGCCGCTGCCACCGCGCGGGTGAGTGCCACCGATGCGTACTACCTGATCAGTAAAGAAAATATTCAGGCACACGGGGGCATGGGATTCACCTGGGAGTTCAACTGCCACTTGTACTACCGGCGTGCGCAGCTGCTATCAACCCTGATTGGAGCGCTGCCAGCATGGAAGGAAAAACTGACCACCCGACTACTGCAAGCCGCCTGA
- a CDS encoding MaoC family dehydratase, translated as MAGLWYEELKEGMVFEHELSRTVTEADNMWFCNATLNPQPLHIDYHHAAQTEFGKPLVNSLFTLGLVIGMTVTDTTLGTTVANLGMTNTTFPAPVFFGDTVRTRTTVVSRRDSSSRPSQGIVNFKHEGLNQDGVVVCICERAALMHCKPKGGEA; from the coding sequence ATGGCAGGTTTGTGGTATGAAGAATTGAAAGAGGGCATGGTGTTCGAGCATGAGCTCTCACGAACGGTCACCGAAGCCGACAATATGTGGTTTTGTAATGCGACTTTGAACCCTCAGCCTCTGCATATTGATTATCATCATGCGGCACAGACCGAGTTTGGCAAGCCGTTGGTGAACAGCCTGTTCACCCTCGGCCTGGTTATTGGTATGACGGTGACAGACACGACGCTGGGAACAACGGTTGCCAACTTGGGCATGACAAACACTACATTTCCTGCGCCGGTATTTTTTGGGGATACTGTGCGTACCCGCACGACCGTGGTCAGCAGGCGCGACAGTAGCAGTCGTCCAAGTCAGGGTATCGTCAATTTCAAACATGAGGGTCTCAATCAGGACGGCGTGGTGGTATGCATTTGTGAGCGCGCAGCCCTGATGCATTGCAAACCGAAAGGAGGTGAAGCATGA
- a CDS encoding fatty acid cis/trans isomerase translates to MKTFLLRLSLLLTALASGPAATDTTYPGAVKTIVEQRCMVCHGCYDAPCQLKLDAFAGAERGASKEIVYDGTRLTAATPTRLFEDAQTIEEWRQLGFYPVLDDTSPDKGTLNRMLELKQAHPLPQSDLLPDAITLGLDRKQQCVKPDEFDKFARDYPLWGMPYGLPALDEDSHRTMTQWLASGAPGVAVEPPSPALQSAITQWETFFNGDSLKERLMARYMYEHLFIGNLYFSDQQENDRYFNLVRSRTPPGEPIDIIATRRPYDDPGTTEFFYRLQPLRTALLAKRHMPYALNDARMARWRELFLAPDYTVTALPGYERQNAENPFITFRELPENARYRFMLDEAHFTIMGYIKGPVCRGQVALNVIDDHFWVVFLNPDRPTGLESAEFLARVSNDLRLPADRKRGAMVTMIEWRKYSQSQLKFLKDKFAHIKKSFGPEGMRLDMGFIWDGDGTNDNAALTIFRHNNSASVVKGFVGQQPNTTWVIDYSLLERIHYLLVAGFDVFGNIAHQLETRLYMDFLRMEGEQNFLFFLPPDHRLILRDFWYREATKEANRFVMTDSVAVDRTTGITFETDNPKRELLNMLRNRTKVANTGRYEVTDRRFDHLQSLQSTAFSYMPEVSFLEVISAEQAPKVYTIVHNNSFANNAEVFREAERRIPQEDYLTVTEGFVGAYPNAFFQVGDKELTQFLDAIASLQSEDDYAQLVTTYGVRRTQPGFWKVSDELNAQYRTQSPREAGIFDLNRYENR, encoded by the coding sequence ATGAAAACATTCCTGCTCAGACTTTCACTCCTTCTCACCGCCCTGGCCTCCGGTCCGGCAGCGACAGACACTACCTATCCAGGCGCCGTGAAAACTATCGTCGAACAGCGGTGCATGGTCTGTCATGGTTGCTACGATGCCCCCTGTCAATTAAAACTGGATGCCTTCGCGGGCGCGGAACGCGGTGCCAGCAAGGAAATCGTCTATGACGGCACCCGCCTGACCGCCGCAACGCCGACCCGGCTCTTTGAAGATGCCCAGACCATAGAGGAGTGGCGACAACTCGGGTTTTACCCCGTGCTCGATGATACGTCGCCTGACAAGGGCACCTTGAATCGTATGCTGGAACTGAAGCAAGCGCACCCCCTGCCGCAGAGTGACCTGCTACCGGACGCCATCACGCTGGGATTGGACAGAAAACAGCAATGCGTCAAACCCGATGAATTCGATAAGTTTGCCCGTGACTACCCGCTCTGGGGAATGCCCTATGGTCTACCCGCACTGGATGAAGATTCCCATCGCACCATGACCCAATGGCTGGCCTCTGGCGCCCCGGGCGTCGCGGTTGAGCCACCGAGTCCGGCACTGCAAAGCGCCATCACGCAGTGGGAAACGTTCTTTAACGGCGACAGCCTGAAAGAACGCCTGATGGCACGCTACATGTATGAGCACCTTTTTATTGGCAACCTTTACTTCTCCGATCAACAAGAAAACGATCGCTACTTCAACCTCGTGCGGTCACGAACGCCGCCTGGCGAGCCCATCGACATCATCGCCACAAGACGCCCGTACGACGATCCAGGCACCACTGAATTTTTTTACAGACTGCAACCTTTGCGCACGGCGCTGCTCGCCAAGCGCCATATGCCCTATGCACTGAACGACGCACGCATGGCGCGCTGGCGTGAACTATTTCTGGCACCGGACTACACAGTCACGGCCTTGCCGGGCTACGAGCGCCAGAATGCAGAAAACCCCTTTATCACTTTCCGCGAATTACCGGAAAACGCGCGCTATCGATTCATGCTGGACGAAGCCCATTTCACCATCATGGGTTACATCAAGGGACCCGTGTGCCGAGGTCAGGTCGCCCTGAATGTCATTGACGACCACTTTTGGGTGGTCTTTCTCAATCCCGACAGGCCGACCGGCCTGGAAAGCGCAGAATTTCTGGCCAGGGTTAGCAACGATCTGCGACTACCCGCCGATCGCAAGCGCGGCGCTATGGTTACCATGATCGAGTGGCGAAAATACTCGCAGTCACAGCTCAAGTTCTTGAAAGACAAGTTCGCCCACATCAAGAAATCATTTGGCCCCGAGGGGATGAGACTTGACATGGGGTTCATCTGGGATGGAGACGGCACGAATGACAACGCAGCCCTCACAATTTTTCGCCACAACAATAGCGCATCGGTAGTAAAAGGGTTTGTTGGTCAACAACCCAACACCACCTGGGTAATCGATTACTCCCTGTTGGAACGCATCCACTATTTGCTGGTGGCAGGCTTCGATGTGTTCGGTAATATAGCGCACCAACTGGAGACCCGCCTCTACATGGACTTCCTGCGCATGGAAGGCGAGCAGAATTTCCTTTTCTTCCTGCCACCCGACCATCGACTGATACTGCGTGATTTTTGGTACCGCGAAGCGACAAAAGAAGCCAACCGTTTCGTCATGACAGATTCGGTGGCCGTAGACAGGACAACCGGCATCACTTTTGAGACCGATAACCCAAAGCGGGAACTTCTGAATATGCTACGCAATCGCACTAAAGTAGCCAACACGGGCCGATACGAGGTGACAGATAGACGCTTTGACCACCTGCAAAGTTTACAAAGCACCGCGTTCAGTTATATGCCAGAAGTGTCTTTTCTTGAAGTCATATCCGCCGAGCAAGCCCCAAAGGTCTACACCATCGTGCACAACAATAGTTTCGCCAATAACGCGGAGGTTTTCAGGGAAGCGGAGCGACGTATTCCGCAGGAGGACTACCTCACGGTGACTGAGGGATTTGTCGGCGCCTACCCCAATGCATTCTTCCAGGTCGGGGATAAGGAGCTCACGCAATTCCTGGACGCTATCGCGTCCTTGCAGAGCGAGGACGATTACGCCCAACTCGTTACAACGTATGGCGTACGTCGAACCCAGCCGGGCTTCTGGAAGGTATCTGATGAGCTGAATGCGCAATACCGCACACAGTCGCCGCGCGAAGCCGGCATCTTCGATCTGAATCGCTACGAGAATCGGTAA
- a CDS encoding enoyl-CoA hydratase/isomerase family protein, translating into MTSEHLVYEAHGAIARVTLRESAGPAGSTGNVWAALRSAFVAIEASDTVRAALISGAVGAFAFDPSPEASALPDRLEGVGVQDALSVLRMSRVPVVVALRGRVSGAGALLGFSGDWIVVDDEVEFMALDQVLQQAAGLNPGFVFLPALDTAVVSASAVLSGDEAARRGLVTECVESGAARERAEAIVKRLAQGPTRALALTRQLLDESANADFEAQCRRELEVNQVLRTSRDSAEGVQAFLEKRPARFRGE; encoded by the coding sequence ATGACCAGTGAACATCTAGTGTACGAGGCACACGGTGCGATTGCTCGCGTCACCTTGCGCGAGAGTGCAGGGCCTGCGGGGTCCACCGGTAATGTCTGGGCGGCGTTGCGGAGCGCCTTTGTGGCGATTGAAGCCAGTGACACAGTACGTGCGGCCCTGATCAGTGGTGCCGTTGGAGCTTTTGCCTTTGACCCGTCTCCCGAAGCCTCTGCTTTGCCGGATCGATTAGAAGGGGTCGGCGTGCAGGACGCGTTGTCTGTGCTGCGGATGAGTCGGGTGCCTGTGGTGGTGGCGTTGCGAGGTCGGGTATCGGGTGCGGGTGCGTTGTTGGGTTTCTCAGGCGACTGGATTGTGGTGGATGACGAGGTTGAATTCATGGCTCTCGATCAGGTGCTGCAGCAGGCAGCGGGTCTGAACCCCGGGTTCGTATTTTTGCCCGCACTGGACACGGCTGTGGTTTCCGCCTCTGCGGTGCTCAGTGGGGATGAAGCGGCACGACGGGGTCTTGTGACAGAGTGTGTTGAGAGCGGGGCAGCGCGGGAGCGTGCGGAAGCCATCGTCAAGCGCCTGGCGCAGGGGCCAACCCGCGCTCTGGCACTCACCAGGCAGTTGCTGGACGAGTCTGCTAACGCGGATTTTGAGGCTCAGTGCAGGCGCGAACTGGAGGTCAACCAGGTCTTGCGCACCAGCCGTGACAGCGCAGAGGGCGTGCAGGCTTTTCTGGAGAAGCGCCCGGCGCGCTTTCGCGGCGAGTAG
- a CDS encoding tyrosine-protein phosphatase → MIKNKPPTVTAARKLAPLATNAMLLSPVQIFDGWPLPVKKIVFSLIAAALLTTLLMQFLPAEQLRIPAEIPAAERAQNRLLNFERIANFRDLGGYPTTDGRQIKWGVLYRSGTLAHATDADIEGISQLGLSTMVDFRSGAEKSEEPDRLPEPPGFTIVEIPTLDDGNKMVADIMDRIESGDFGDMQPNRMMIEANRQFATTFTPQYREFMRTLQQAEGAPILWHCSAGKDRAGFAAAILLRILGVPQEIVVQDYMASKQHALNARRTQLLLLRVFKGEEAADKLGVLMGVEEAWIRAAFDEIDSAWGSFDNYVREGLDLSRADVEKMRHQLLTDPA, encoded by the coding sequence TTGATCAAGAATAAACCCCCTACGGTAACCGCCGCAAGAAAACTTGCTCCTTTGGCTACCAATGCTATGCTCTTGTCACCTGTTCAAATCTTCGACGGTTGGCCCTTGCCCGTAAAGAAAATAGTTTTTTCTCTTATCGCTGCGGCGCTGCTGACCACGCTGTTGATGCAATTCCTTCCTGCTGAACAACTACGCATTCCTGCCGAGATACCTGCCGCAGAGCGCGCGCAAAACCGCTTACTCAATTTCGAGAGGATCGCCAATTTCCGCGATCTCGGTGGCTATCCAACAACGGATGGACGCCAGATTAAATGGGGGGTTTTATACCGATCTGGCACGCTCGCTCACGCCACCGATGCTGATATTGAAGGTATTTCACAACTCGGCCTCTCTACAATGGTCGATTTCCGGTCAGGCGCGGAAAAATCCGAAGAGCCGGACCGACTGCCAGAGCCCCCGGGTTTTACAATAGTCGAGATTCCCACCCTCGATGATGGCAATAAAATGGTCGCGGACATAATGGATCGCATTGAGAGTGGTGACTTCGGCGACATGCAGCCCAACCGGATGATGATAGAAGCCAATCGTCAGTTCGCGACAACCTTTACCCCCCAGTACCGTGAATTCATGCGAACGCTGCAACAGGCAGAGGGCGCACCCATACTCTGGCATTGTAGTGCGGGCAAGGACCGGGCCGGTTTCGCGGCCGCCATACTCCTGCGCATTCTGGGCGTCCCTCAGGAAATCGTGGTACAGGATTATATGGCCAGCAAGCAACACGCGTTGAACGCACGTAGGACACAACTTCTGCTGCTGCGCGTATTCAAGGGCGAAGAAGCCGCCGACAAACTTGGCGTTCTGATGGGGGTCGAGGAAGCCTGGATCAGGGCGGCTTTTGACGAAATTGATAGCGCATGGGGTAGCTTCGATAATTACGTGCGCGAGGGACTGGATCTATCGCGCGCCGATGTAGAAAAAATGCGACACCAGCTACTCACAGACCCCGCCTGA
- a CDS encoding substrate-binding periplasmic protein, whose product MFKYSVSRYVSVFVFILIFAGSVRAEQDIRLLANTSPPYAGAGLPDQGLALELVRHIFTRTDYTPEITIENWSRAVEGARIGVYDALASVWYSPEREQDLLFSKPYLESDLILLKLRSNRRAYTSLDELAGGRLGVRRDYAYGVDFDGIPNLVQVEEDLLVSNLLNLLAGKVDFVIADQRTATMQLHELLNDKINQVQVMGIALPAVKRHIAAARAWPGHEAMIAAFDRALVSTQNDGSLQSIITKWNERYADVK is encoded by the coding sequence ATGTTTAAATACAGTGTGTCCAGATATGTCAGTGTTTTTGTTTTCATCCTGATCTTCGCCGGCAGTGTCCGGGCGGAACAGGACATTCGTCTATTGGCGAATACCTCGCCCCCTTATGCCGGCGCCGGTCTTCCTGATCAGGGGCTGGCCCTGGAATTGGTGCGGCATATATTTACGCGAACTGATTATACGCCGGAGATAACGATAGAAAATTGGTCTCGTGCCGTAGAGGGTGCGCGTATCGGCGTTTACGATGCGCTGGCCTCGGTCTGGTATTCGCCCGAGCGGGAACAGGATCTGTTGTTCAGCAAGCCTTACCTGGAAAGCGATCTCATTCTCCTCAAGCTGCGCTCGAATCGCCGGGCTTACACCAGTCTGGATGAGTTGGCTGGTGGTCGCCTCGGTGTGCGCAGGGACTACGCGTACGGTGTCGACTTTGATGGAATACCCAACCTGGTGCAGGTAGAAGAGGATCTTCTGGTGTCGAACCTGCTCAATCTCCTTGCCGGCAAGGTAGATTTTGTCATCGCGGATCAACGCACAGCGACTATGCAGTTGCACGAGCTGTTGAACGACAAGATTAATCAGGTGCAGGTCATGGGGATAGCATTGCCAGCGGTAAAGCGCCATATTGCGGCCGCACGTGCCTGGCCTGGCCACGAAGCCATGATAGCGGCCTTTGATCGGGCTTTAGTGAGTACTCAAAATGACGGATCTCTCCAGAGTATTATCACCAAGTGGAATGAGCGCTACGCCGACGTTAAGTGA